Below is a genomic region from Primulina eburnea isolate SZY01 chromosome 9, ASM2296580v1, whole genome shotgun sequence.
atacattttggtgctgcctggatgtatcgaataaggcgcggtatgagcctctgtcaagacgtctcgccgaataacATCACCAgcgggaacacaaatacggcctctgaaagtcaccaaaccatcaccattcaacgcaaactctgagttacccctctcttcagctctagctctcaactctaacaactgcaaatcagtagcttgctctctacggatcctgtccgtcaatgtagcccgaatgaccaacgctgatagacgagcaatggtccccggaactaccaaatcaatctcctctctctgcaagtccatcaacaaaggtctctgaatcaaagaactcaaagaagaactcgactttcggctcaaagcatcagccacaacgttcgcattccctgggtggtaactgatcgtaacatcataatctttaacaagctctaaccacctcctctgtcgcatattgagctctttctgggaaaacagatacttcaaactcttgtggtctgtgaagatctcacacttttcgccatataaataatgtctccaaatattcaaggcgaaaaccacagctgctagctccaaatcgtgcgtcggattattcttctcataatctttcaactggcgagaagcataaactataaccttacctcgctgcatcagcactgcaccaaggcctttcttcgacgcgTCAGTaaacacaacaaaatcctctgaaccacagggcaatgaaagaacaggagctgtcgtcaacttatccttcaactcttgaaatgcactctggcaatcaatggaccactcgaacttcacagtcttcctcgtcagattggttaatggcagggcaatcttggagaaatctgaaataaaacgacgataataacccgccaaaccaaggaaactgcgtacctcagaaacagtagtaggaataggccacttctgaactgcctcaatcttcactggatcaacagctataccatccttcgaaacggcatggcctagaaaagaaatccgatccaaccaaaattcacacttcttcaacttggcaaacaacctcttctctctcaacaatcgCAGAACAACctaagatgctctgcatgaagctctctggtcttggaatagatcaagatgtcatcgatgaagacaatgacgaagctatccaaataaggcttgaacacacggctcatcaggtccatgaaaactgaaggagcattggtcagaccaaaagacatcacaagaaactcatagtgaccatacgtggtccggaatgctgtcttaggtatatcagactccctaaccttcaactgataatagccagaccgaagatcaatcttcgaaaatacagtagcaccatgaagctgatcaaacaaatcatctatccgtggcaacggatacttattcttgacagtcactttgttgagctccctatagtcgatacacagccgcaaagacccatccttcttcttgaaaAACAGAacaggagctccccaaggcgaagaactcggatgAATAAAACCCCTCTCcaatagatcctgcaactgcgtcttcaactccttcatctcagtaggggccattcggtacggagccttagaaataggaaccgtacctggagctaaatcaatcacaaactcaacgtctctgtccggcggcaaacccggcacatcatcttcaaacacatcagcgaactccctcacaacatcgatatcatcaatattcaacttaatcattctatccacatccacatagaagccagaaatacatcacaacctctacacatcaacttctcagcctcaagacaagatataaaaggaaggaccagcgaagtacctgcactggcgagaactcctcccttaatgctatcatctgcaaaggtcaccgacttagcaacgcaatcaataacagcacgataggtcgacagccaatccatgccaagaataacatcaaaggcaaccatcagGATAagaatcaaatcagcaaaaacaactcgctcctcaatatgaACAGGGCAAGCAAaaacaatagacgtcgggcacaacacgtcccccgaaggcaataaaacattaagctggaggggaagaacagaaggaactatacccaaagatctcaaaaacaattcagacataaaagaatgagtagcaccagtatcaatcaaagtcgtagctactctgcctgaaatcaaaatagtgctagagatcacagaagaatcatggtttataccttccttggtcatcgaaaagatacgaccctgcactttatccttgctcgctcccctaggacaatctctagcaatgtggcctgcagtgccacaacggtaacaagaatgagtgccaaatctgcactctcctcgatgatgtatgctgcacttaggacacagcggcttctcgggatcaactggaactgacggtggtctaggactcgattccATCTTacccttccctttgaaacgatctttgcctctctgattcgatccttggcctctctgaacactagcttgatgcctctcttgtctctctctggcgatatccttctcgtcttgttcggccaacaacgccttcgacacgatctctttgaaagtcacggccttggacatgttgatatctctcctgatctctgcacgaaggcctcgaatgaagtgagcgcctttgtccttgtcgtttgaagcaatatacggagcaaaaagacaaccctcttcaaacttgagaatgtactcatcaacgttcatACCTCCCtaacgaagctccaagaactcagtcaccttcctagctcgaagggcttctgggaagtacttgtcatagaacaaatcagtgaactctgaccacttcagtgtcgaaaCATTCACGCCAACCTTGgttgcattccaccagatacgtgcagcctttaccaacatgaatactgcacagctgatcctgtctttaacttcgtactggagatgatcgaagattgcTTCAAGCGCTTTGACCCACTCAACAGCCattaacggatcagtgctacctgcgaattccggtggatccattctcttgaaagcagaaaagacggcatcagtacCAACTGCCTGAGCTGCTTGGCCTCtcccttggcctctaccctgtcctattccttgcaatcgaagcagctgctgaatctgctcactatggactttggcctgctccttaagcaacttgccgaactcatcgacaactctcgaggaagaactatcctcaccctctacggctttcctcttaggtggcatactctacaatgtgctcacaaaagacatatcaatagataacaatggatagatgcaaagaaaacatacccggacagttgaaagtagacgaagtcatatgcattggtccgaggaacggtgctctgataccactaaatgtgaaaCCTTGActcgttacaattaaaatacagcggaatttaaaattttcaattgaaggattacaatttcataacataaaatcatttacaaaatatttgcaatcaaaataaatacatgatcattcaaatgacatatcaaaaacacaaaatatcatttctatgatcatgtccaaaatgccatccttccaacttcgtatgcatatgactcccatccacagtcaacgtcctggcctgacgctcttatctgcatcacattaaaataactgaaatgagtataaaactcagcaagtggaactcttacatagcaatgaacatagcatactctgtaaaacatggctttaaaacattgaataccatcaaTCTATGAATCATAATTAACATAGCAATAACAGTAACAATGAGatagtatttctcttttctctggtatgggttgatatcaatagtatctctgtctgtggtgctcgtatcctatcgatataaatcgataactctgaggatataagcctatggtcgttgatcaactaattgcatgcaatctctgactatgtatctatcaatccataaaacatttaaactctctttgacatttatcaaacactttggaaactatactctttgtattccctttcaatacaattgagacatataacGCCtccaataaatataacaatgaataaataCATAACTATGAagcaattgaagggaataacacattaaaacctttgaaacacaatacaaataacatcatgtgagcacaagggatgaaattccactcaCTAAGCACAAGAACACCTCCACTAATcacttggttgaaatcctacaacaacaatccataaataacaccatcaacaaTTCAATATCCAAGAACCCAAGTCAAATAACCCATTAAACCAACTCATACAACAAATCCATaacatctcttctccaaaaccaagaaataacacaaccaaaagcttaccttagcttcctagcaccaaggagaacttcgatctctactcgaaactccaactaaaagcttggattgaagataggaaataaaagaaatggaggaaaacccttggtcctagagagaaaatcgagattGGAGAGGAAAGAATGAGGAAGAGTAAAGCTAACCACTCCGATTAAGTACtaaaaatctcgcccatacctcaataatgcatgaccgcgggtgcactctatcaTTACctcgggtgcgctaagctctcggcaaTCCAAACAGTTCCCTGAAaaatacgaccgcgggtgcggtcctgcaaacaccgtgggtgcggtctacaccgcgggtgcggtactaacatcaccgcgggtgcggtgtgctcacggccaaaacaccaaaatccaacaattacgaccgcgggtgcggtccttacactgagtgcgggtgcggtctggtcacggccaagacaaaatctaaggcaactaaaatcgaaccaaaacactgaaacaacgcaacaaccaacaactaacaatatcaaccacacctcaagacaaaataaccaacaatactatggcctataatcacaactcttaacatcactaCTAGACTTAAAACTAAATCAATAAAtctataacatacgaaaacttaaaccgtaccatacaccgggctcggctattacaggttGCGATGAAATTTGGGTTATctttgacagattaaccaagtcTTCGTGTTTCATTCCTTATCAGATTACATAtaggcatgatcagatggccagaTTGTATATCAGAGAAGTtttgagattgcatggtgtgcctaagtccattgtatcagatcgtaATCCCAGActttcttctcatttttggcagagtttacaaGAAGCCCTTGGTACTCGTTTGCATTTGAGTACAACAtgtcatcctcagacagacggacagcagaacgtactattcagacattagaggatatgctaaGAGCTGTAGTTAtggattttggcattggttggcaggATTTGTTGCCACTTGTCGAGTTTTCTtataacaacagttatcaaGTGAGTTTTGGAATGTCACCATTTGAAGCACTATATGGCAGGAAATGTCGATCTCCTCTGTGTTGGGATGATTTATCTGAAGCACCAATTTTAGGACCTGATATGataagagatatgacagagaaggtgaaattgattcaaaGTCGTATGCGAGCTGCTGAGGATAGGCAGGCTAAATATGCGAACATCAGGAGACGGCCATTGATTTttgagaaaggtgacagagttttTCTAAAAATATCTCCTTTTTGTGGTACAgttagatttggaaagaaaggtaaattatcaccgagattcataggtccgtatgagattttgTAACGTGTTGGTGATTTGGCTTATAGATTAGCTCTTCCTCCTGCGTTATCAGGTGTTCATGATATTTTTCATGTGtccatgttgaggaaatatcatCCAGATCCTTCTCATTTACTTCCACACGATGAAGTTGAGTTAGATCAGAATTTGAGCCACATTCAGAGACCGATTCAAATTCTAGATAGAAAAGATAAGCAACTTAGAAATAAATTGATACCGTTGATTAAAGTACAGTGGAACAGACATGGTGTCAAAGAGGCAACTTGGGAATTAGAAGATAAAATGAGAAAAAATATCCAGAGTTATTCAAATGAAGTATGCTTCTATTCTCGGTTTTATTCTCAGTATTGATTATTACATGCTAGACTTGAAAGAGAtgattgatttcgaggacgaaatctattttagaggggaggaattgtaatgcccgaattttgaaaaatgtggcagtagttgtgatggTTCTTGGCTTTAAGTTATGGTATGAATGGTAATGAATGTTATAGAACGGAATAGATAATTGAGGGGTAGAATCAAAGGTGGAATTTGagctaaataggtaatggaagtgcagaaacgGTATTAAAATTGtgacagtagttgtggtttttagcataatgttttgtatattgatccaattaatGTGAGGCCatttcattagaaagataagacataaggctataactttcttatttgagttttggtCAAATCATTAGGCAAGACGAGACAAAAGTGGCCCAAACtgtgtcgtgtgtatcgtcgttcctgcactgacacatgttgggagatttagcataactctTTACTCACACCTCCAAATGACATGAGGTTAATTGGGgatgcaagccaagacatagtgCTACAACTTTCTAGTTTACCACTTTCGCAAATTCTGAAGTTAAAAATGCATTTTGGACAGAATACGGCACGCCCCTGCGCCAGATCCCACACGATGGCGCGCCCGGTGCTGAAACTTTGGGTTTTGGGAAGTATTGTGCGCCCCCCTGTGCCAAAACACGTGCCATGGCGCCCATCAACATACTCAAAAACGTGTTTTGAGGTTTGGATGGTATATATTAGATTGGGGAATGATTTTTGTATCATTTCTTCTCATCCTCATTTCTCTACATCGGTTAGAAGCTAGGGTTCTTCCATTTTTCTTCTTTCCCTCCTATCATCTCTTGATTTATTCCTTCAATCCAAATTGGCATCTTCATCTACGCTAATAGAAAGATCAAGGTAAGTTATTACTTTGTCTTGTTCTTGGATTCCTTGAGTTGTAAGTTTGTATTGGTAAGTTTTCGAATTACGGAGGATTGAAAGcttatgaaaatgatattaatgGATTCTTTTATGGTTTGATCTTGTAGAATCATCACCAAGTGCCAAAACTAGTGTATCTCTATTTGCTTGTAAGTATATTCTTCCTTTGAATACATCTCATGAGCTATGTATATCATAAATGAAGATTCAATTGATTTTAGCTCCTTTAAATCATTGATTATGTATattgtatgtattgatatattgaAAAGAAATGTAATTGAAGCCAAGGGCAAAGTAAAGAGCTAACTCTTTAGCACGCACACGCCACGTGTTTGACAAAATGATTCAATGAATGTTATTATGGCATATTACGGTTAAGAAATGATACGGATTAATTCTTTACACAATTGTTGGAATTTGAGTTTTCTTGAATATCTAATTTGCGGATATTGATTTGAAGCCATATTGAATTAATTCTGAATTTTGTACAGAAATTGCTCTGTTTTGATAAATGATCcgagttcttgagttatagtagaATTCAGAGGTTCAAGACCTCTCATCTACACATTTTgatcttcttttggtaatatttgaaaggcatgttacggtcggtaacatacgaTGATTGTGGCCTTGAGATGAGTTTATTATTATatcgaaattatgatattgatttggatcattacattgcatattgagccacttgtcgattcagatttgatatggcggaggtcgccttgatttattgatttgttggacgtatgtggatatagttgagttggcatagtgtatgcggaggtcgttgctatggcctgaacactctctataggcggaccatagtcctgggattgtagaacacagcaATCCACCCCGAGCGGATGAATCGGTGGATGTTGTTGGGTGATTCTAttcccttgggtaccctatgaccaaatgattcacttgatcttgagatttattgatagcccacagcttctgatcatgcattgcattatattgcatctttatgaattTCATATGAACTATTTGTCATTTTAATTATCATATGTTATTGACTGTATCgtactgggtttatactcaccggcatgtcggctacctcttgttttcatgtgcttgacggtaggtgaggcgaggcttgggatgccagagtccagttccaggcgaggagatacgagttagagtgggattctcgggtctttGAAGCTATTTGATGATGTTTGGATTAATTTGGTCACTAGTTTATTTTGGCATGTTGAAACTaattatatttcaaacatttgagacatttaaattattCTGAAGATGTTTATGTCAGTTTTCGAACaacaaattatgtattttactcAATCATTTGGTTTGTTACATttataattattagtattaatgtCGGACCCGAGGCCCCACAAGAGCCTAGACCAACAAACACATTACTATCACGGTCATCGGCTAAAAACTTCACTGTCTTGCCCATACAATCAATTACATTACGATAAACAGATAACCAATTCATACCCAATATGACATCAAATgcaaccatcggaataacaatAAGATCAGCAAATAATAATCTAGTACCCACTTTCACAGGACATACCTTAAGAATACTAGTGGGACAAATTTTATCTCCCGAGGCCAACACAATATTGAAGTGTAATGACATAACCGTAGGTTCAACAGATAAAGAATGCATAAAcacttcagacataaaagaatgtgtcgcaccggtatcaattaatgTAAGTGCTACCTTGCCAGATATTAAAATATTACCTGATATCACCGAAGAATCAGGATTAGCACTTTCCTTTGTCATTTCAAAAATTCTTCCTCGAACTTTTCCTTTATCTGATGAAATAGGACACTTCTGTGCTGTGTGCCCCCATTTCCTTGCATATGTAACATCGACCACTGCCCCACCAAAAATTCACCTTTGTGTGGCTTTCCACAATTAGGACACACCGGTCGCTCAGTATCAGAAGAAGGCACAGAAGGTTTATTGCCCTGCTCCATCTTACCTTTACATTTGTGGCCACCTCGAACATTTTCACTTCCACCTTGACCACTAGCTTGCAAAGCTTGCCTTCTTAACTACCACTCTTTGTCAATCTCttgctcatcatgttcagcaaTCAAAACTCTCTCAACAATGTCTTGGTATGTGACCACCTTTGACATATGAACATCTCTTCGAATTTCTGGTTTCGAACCACGAAGGAacttgttggaacttttcaagtttgcaatcttgattttgatgttaacaaaacttgttatggtgtttctaacatatttactcaagtgtgaagttgaaaacacaagaagcaagctgaaactgaattttgcacaaactgaatttctggcgagcttcggttttttgatgatatctcccagctggatgattgaaatgacaatccgccaattgtactaattagaaaactcaatttggaataAATCGTATTTCACATCAGTTGGGCAAATTCAGATGTTATCATGGTATAAcggatcgctcaattaccgaactaaTCACACGAAAATAGCAATCAGTTTGGTTTGAGCAGCTgcagtattttggtcatatctctcagatcgattatcgaaacgaagcgattcagtatgcgttggaaagataagacaaagatatacaaatcattcttagaagtcaaagtctgaatcgaagcttacgatgctgataaatgatgatgaagctactggttctgcacaaactgaaatcagctaggctgatttcagcacaccagctgaaactgaaccaactgaaccagctgttGACCAGATgaactgaaactgaaccagctgctgaccaacttaactgaaccagctgctgaccagttgaactgaacgaccagttgagttaaCCAGAGTTGACCatttgaccagagttgaccagtcgagaaaatgtccagcaagacgaatttgaccgttgcaattccagAAACAGTATAGAAACTTTCCAACAGTAATA
It encodes:
- the LOC140840757 gene encoding uncharacterized protein, whose translation is MDFGIGWQDLLPLVEFSYNNSYQVSFGMSPFEALYGRKCRSPLCWDDLSEAPILGPDMIRDMTEKVKLIQSRMRAAEDRQAKYANIRRRPLIFEKGDRVFLKISPFCGTVRFGKKGVHDIFHVSMLRKYHPDPSHLLPHDEVELDQNLSHIQRPIQILDRKDKQLRNKLIPLIKVQWNRHGVKEATWELEDKMRKNIQSYSNEVCFYSRFYSQY